The following coding sequences lie in one Musa acuminata AAA Group cultivar baxijiao chromosome BXJ3-1, Cavendish_Baxijiao_AAA, whole genome shotgun sequence genomic window:
- the LOC135628442 gene encoding vacuole membrane protein KMS1-like produces the protein MGSKQATAGEDLGLLIEELKKRHQRDLQNLTLTTQPLKTMWLFLFATLQYLRQMLLYVLRKGDWLVALTILVTALGLFLVNGDVSNEKHVQEFLNYTTFGLWWIALGVTSSIGLGSGLHTFVLYLGPHIAFFTIKAMNCGRVDLKTALYDTIQLKKRPSWLEKDCSEFGPPLYESLPGSLVRVPISSILPQVQLEAILWGLGTALGELPPYFISRAASLSGNKLEMEEFNAASSEEDGFLSAYVNQIKCWLLTHSQYLNFLTILVLASVPNPLFDLAGIMCGQFGIPFWKFFLATLIGKALIKTHIQTLFIISLCNNQLLEWLENELIWVLGLIPGLPSVLPNLIAKLHMVQQKYLSTPVPEPTLTDGRAKQWNLSVTMIWNIVIWLMLMSFFVKIVTATAKGYLKEQQELEMTKKKLALKST, from the exons ATGGGTTCCAAGCAGGCGACAGCGGGCGAAGATTTAGGCCTGTTGATCGAAG AACTCAAGAAAAGACATCAAAGGGATTTGCAGAACTTAACATTGACAACTCAACCCTTGAAGACAATGTGGCTTTTCTTGTTTGCCACATTGCAATATCTTAGGCAGATGCTTCTATATGTTTTAAGGAAAGGTGATTGGCTTGTGGCATTGACTATCTTGGTAACAGCTCTTGGTCTCTTTCTTGTGAATGGTGATGTTTCCAACGAAAAG CATGTTCAAGAGTTCCTAAACTACACAACATTTGGTTTGTGGTGGATAGCACTTGGGGTGACATCATCAATTGGGCTGG GGTCTGGATTGCACACATTTGTGTTGTATTTGGGTCCTCATATTGCATTTTTTACAATCAAGGCCATGAATTGTGGTCGAGTTGATCTCAAAACTGCTTTATATGACACTATACAGTTGAAAAAGCGACCTTCATGGCTTGAAAAGGACTGTTCTGAGTTTGGACCACCATTATATGAATCATTACCTGGTTCCCTAGTCAGGGTTCCCATCAGCAGTATTCTCCCTCAGGTTCAGCTAGAGGCCATTCTTTGGGGGTTGGGTACTGCCCTTGGAGAGCTTCCTCCATATTTCATTTCAAGAGCAG CAAGCTTGTCTGGAAACAAATTGGAAATGGAGGAATTTAATGCAGCTTCATCAGAAGAAGATGGTTTTCTGTCTGCTTATGTGAATCAAATTAAATGCTGGCTCCTCACTCACTCCCAGTATCTTAACTTTTTAACAATATTAGTGCTTGCTTCA GTACCAAAcccactttttgatcttgctggTATAATGTGTGGGCAATTTGGAATCCCATTTTGGAAATTCTTCCTGGCTACCTTGATCGGAAAAGCATTGATAAAGACTCACATTCAG AcactttttattatttctttgtgCAATAATCAACTCTTGGAATGGTTGGagaatgagttgatatgggtgcttggtctcatcccgggtctccCTTCTGTGCTGCCCAATTTAATAGCCAAATTGCACATGGTTCAGCAGAAGTATTTGTCAACTCCAGTCCCAGAACCAACTCTCACAGATGGAAGG GCAAAGCAGTGGAACCTTTCCGTCACTATGATATGGAATATTGTCATATGGCTTATGCTCATGAGCTTCTTTGTGAAAATAGTGACTGCTACAGCAAAAGGATACCTCAAGGAGCAGCAAGAATTGGAAATGACCAAAAAGAAACTGGCACTAAAATCTACCTGA